Within the Vibrio sp. DW001 genome, the region GGTACCTACGCAGTGGCAGGAATGGGGGCGCTTATTGCCGCTAGTTTGCGAACACCGTTAACCGGAGTCGTGCTCGTTGTTGAGATTTCTAACAACTATCAATTAATTCTACCCATCATGGTCACGTGTTTCGGCGCGACATTTGTCGCTCAAGCCATGGGCGGAAAACCATTGTATGCTGCGCTACTTGAACTAAAACATAAGAATTGGGAGCTCTAATTACTAACCATTAGGGCTCTATTGAGGTGCAAACATATCTTGTTCTAACATGATAAGTTTTCGTTTGGCCTCTAATCCACCAGCGTAACCAACAAGCTGTCCATTACTGCCTATTATCCTATGACACGGTACAATGATTGACAGTGCATTCGCTCCATTTGCGTTAGCGACCGCTCGAACAGCATCTTTATTACCTATCGCTTTCGCAAGATTCAAATACGTCGATGTATCTCCAAACGGAACCAATACAAGTTGACGCCAGACTTGTTTTTGAAATTCAGTACCCACAAATAAAAGTGGTAGCTCAAAATCCCGCCTTCTAGAACAGAAATATTCGGACAATTGGTTTCTCGTTTCCGACAATACTTCGTTATCTTTCTCAACATATTGAGCTTGTAGCCTACCCGTTATGCGATTATCTATTGCATTCCGCATGTTTCGATAACGCCAATCACAGATGCAAAGTTGGTTATCATAGCTACCCAAAAGAAGTTCGCCGCAAGGGGTTTTATAATACTGTATTTCTATATGTTTCATACACAGACCTTCTTTTCTTCAGAGCAGAATACTCATACATCAAATACCGTGCATTGATAATAGTACTGTATATTTATACATGTCAATTGAAATAATATAGAACTTTAGTTTGAAATGACGAAATCGAACCATATAGTTCGATTAGATATCGATTTTGAACGATCAGCTTTCTATTCCGGCTGACATTCACTTAGAAAGGGCTATCTTTATTTAGTTCGTGGCATATATCTACAACAGCCAGCGCTAGGCTCGACTTTATAACTTGTTGCTGCCTTAGTTGTTGTAATTGGTAAAATTCGAGATCACCACCGACCTCTGGCTCTAACACCGCAAATTGTACTGTTCCCATCTTCTGGATAAGTCTCAATTTTTGAATAGCCTCAAGTATTGCTGGCGTGGTGAATTCGTGGTCGGAAAGATCGGCGTTGAGTTTGTGTTGAAGTTTAATGATATCTTCAATGTCATGATAAACCGCATCAGGAATAACACCCAAACCAAAAAGCAGTTTAAGCCTGACACTAACATCACCCAAAGGACCGGTATCATGAAGGAGTGGACCAACAACGGATTGCACTGCAAAGTTATCTTTTTGGAAGATACGATGCATAAGCCCTTCCACGGCCTCATTGAATATACTTACAGCAACAACAATAAAAGCTCTTACTGAGGTGGTGCTGTTAAGTTTTTCAATTACTTCTGTTTCATCTACTTTGTCTGGCATATTTTATCTTAACTACGTGAGCATGCTAAGAAGAGCGCCGCTCTTCTTAGCAATATTACTTAAAGCTGAGCATACATAGTTTCGATTTGGGCTATTTCACCACCTTCAATATCGAGACCTGTATATTTAGCAAGAGTTGCCTTAACACCCTCTTCACTTAGCGATTTTTGCAACTCTTCAGCTTGGGGGTCTGAATTATTAGTGTATTTAAGCGCGGCTGCAACCCCTTTGAGCAAAGTTTTGTTCTCTATACCATATTCAATGGTACCAAGAAGAGGTTTGATCAACCTATCACCTGCTCCAAGCTTACGAATTGGTTGGCGACCTACTCTATCCACTTCATCAATCAGGTACGGATTAGCGAAACGACCTAATATTTTTTCGATATAGGCGGCATGAACATCAGAGTCAAACTTATAACGACGAATAAGAACTTCACCACTCTCAACCATCGCTTGCTTAACTTCTGCACGAATAACTGGATTTTCGATAGCCTCACGAATGGTATTCAAACCAGCAAGACAACCTAGGTATGCTGTTACACAATGTCCAGTATTAAGCGTGAACAATTTACGTTCAACAAATGCCATCAGGTTATCTGTGCACTCCATTCCTGGAATGTTAGGAATCTCACCTTTGAACTGTGTCTCGTCAACGATCCATTCACTGAACGTCTCTACCGTCACCGCCAATGGGTCAGTTTCACCTTCTGCCGCTGGTGGAACGATTCTATCAACCGCTGAATCCACAAATCCAACTAACGCCTCAACCTGCGGTTTCAGTTCATCATCAAGCTTTTCGAATACCGCTTCTTTAAGTTGAGAGGTACCACGAACCATATTCTCGCAGGCAATAATATTAAGGGGCGCTGTTATGCCAATTTCAATGCGTTTCTCTATCGCTTGCGCTAGGGTACCAGCAATGATTTTCAAAACCGTTGGCCCAACGGCAGTCGTGACTAAATCAGACGCTACAATAGCGTCTACAATCTCAGCACTAGTCGAGTTAAGTGCGGTAACACCTTTGACCATTTCTATCTTACAGTCAGCGCCTACAACCTTAACAGGGTATTCATTTCTAGCAATTAGTCCGTTAACGACCTCTTCATTTACATCTGCAAATGTAACTTCGACACCCGCATCAGCTAATAACTTACCAATAAAACCACGACCTATATTACCTGCGCCAAAATGTAGTGCTTTCATAATATGCATTCCAAAAAATATTAAATCTATTAAAATCAAAATTGAGGTCGGCCTTAGGGGGCTAGGCCGACCTCCTTCACTTTGCTTAGGAGCTATGATTACAAAGGATTACTTGCCGTTTAAGATTCGAAGTACATCATCCGGATTAGATGTCGACTTCAAGCATTCAATCGCTTCTTCATCATCAAGTGAATTTGTTATGGCCGTGATAACTTGAATATGTTCGTCACCTTGAGCCGCAATACCAATGACCATTATTGCAACATCGTCTTCATCTTCACCCCATTGGATACCCTGAGGAAATTGACAGAATACGATGCCCGTTTTTAGGACATACTTTTTCGCTTCAATCGTACCGTGTGGAACAGAAATTGATTCGCCTAAATATGTCGATACCAATTCTTCACGAGCTAACATGCCAGCAACATATTCAGGTGCTACATATCCTAATTTTACAAGTTGTTCACCAGCAAACTTGATTACTTCTTCTTTGGTTGATGCTTCCATTCCTAAAAAGATGTTCTCAGTTGATAACTTTAGTGTTCCATCTTCACTAGAGTCTGTGTTCACTGGTGCATCAGGCTTTTTTACAGCGCCCTCTTGAGCCGTTACTAGCTCAGCAACCAAATTGTCATATAATGCATTATCTAAGAAGTTAGACAGTGAGATATGCTTAGCAGAACCCGCATGGTTACGCGCTCTATCAGTCAAATCTTTGTGTGTAACAACAATATCCGCATCTTGTGGCAAGTTGTTAATTGCAAGGTTTGTTACTTCAATGTCAAGGTTTGCTGCATCGACTTTCTTGCGAAGAAGGCTAGCACCCATTGCACTTGAGCCCATACCTGCATCACATGCAACGATGATTTTAGTTACCGCAGCCATATTGACAGCAACACCCTCTGCCCCTTTTGAAGAGGACTTCATGTCTTTCATTTGATTTGTTGCGTCTTCTAATGACTCGTCACCATCTGATTGCTTTTGAGTTTTCATCAATAAAGATGCGACGAAGAAAGAAACACCAGCCGAAGAGATGACTGAAAGAATCACGCCTACAAACGCAGCTTTTGGTGTCATTAACAATACAGCGAAGATTGAACCAGGCGAGGCTGGAGATACAAGACCAGAATCGAACAATACGTTTACGAATACACCCGTCGCGCCACCAGCAATGACAGCAAGGATTAGGCGAGGATTCATCAATACGTATGGGAAGTAAATTTCGTGAATACCACCTAAGAAGTGGATAATAGAAGCACCAGCCGCAGACTGTTTAGCTGCACCTTTACCAAAGGCCATGTAAGCCAATAGAAGACCAAGACCTGGACCAGGGTTCGCTTCGATTAGGAAGAAGATAGAACGACCCGCTTCTTCTGCTTGTTGGATACCTAGTGGAGAGAAGATACCGTGGTTAATCGCATTGTTTAGGAACAGGATTTTCGCTGGTTCAACAAAAATTGATGTAAGAGGTAGTATACCTGTTTCAACCAGTACGTTTACACCTGAAGCCATGCCTGTAGATAACGCTTTAACAGCAGGACCAATAACGACATAAGCAATAATGGCACAAATCATACCAATGATGCCGGCAGAGAAGTTATTAACTAACATCTCAAATCCACTTTTCACTTTACCGTGAACCGCTTCATCAAATTTCTTAATTGCGAACGCACCTAGCGGACCAACAATCATTGCCCCCATGAACATTGGAATGTCAGTACCAACGATAACACCCATTGTCGTTACAGCACCAACGACAGCACCACGTTCACCCGCGACCATTTTACCACCGGTATAACCGATTAGTAGAGGTAGCAAATAAGTAATCATTGGACCAACCATTGAAGACAAAGTCTCGTTTGGAATCCAACCTGTTGGAATAAATAGAGCAGTAATAAAACCCCACGCGATAAATGCACCAATGTTGGGCATTACCATGTTGGAGAGAAAACGGCCAAAATTTTGTACCTTGACCTTAGCTTCTGGTGATAACATAAGAGTTCCCCGTTCGATGTTCTAATAAGTTTGTGTTTCGGTTCGCTAAAACCGACTATTGTTTCGACACAATAAATTTACCACATAAACTAACATTAGGATCTTGAACGGGATTTTTGCATATTAGATCACATTAATAGATCAAAAAGAGAACATTCTGGAGATGCGAGTCACATAAATGAACTGTAATTTTACAACATATTGCTAATATTATTAATGTCAACCTAAAAGTGCGGGCTTATGTCACATTTATTTAAATGTGAATACAAAATTATATGTGACAAGAATCACACATACTGAATGTCCCTACTATTCTGCCCCCTATTTAGTGACTTGGATCACTAATGAAAATAGCATTCTCCAATGATGTCAAGTTAATTTAATGTTAATGATATTGATATGTTTTTTAATTACGGAAAAATGAGTCATTCTGTAATTAAATGATGGTGGATTAGTCAATATTTTTTTGTATATATTCCAGCAATCATTAGCGATTGTTCTAATTGTTGACAGCAGAAATCACTCATGGTCGTAGTACAGTACTCACCTACTCATTGAGCGCCTTACTGATTCTAGTCAACGCCTCTTTTAGAGTTTGACGTGTACAGGCAATATTTATACGCTGATAGCCTTCGCCTTCAGTACCAAACATCGTTCCTCCCTCTAGCAATACATTTGCTTTTTTGATCATCAAAGAATCAAGTTGTTTTGAACTTAGGTTGTACTCTTTTAAATCTAACCAGATAAAATACGTACCTTGAGGGGTGGTAAACTGAGCTTGGGGTATGTGTTGTTCGACAAAGGCTTTTGCAAATGAGTAGTTTGCGTCAATATACGCTTTCAATTCTTCTAACCAAGGTTCACCAAAGTTATAAGCGGCAGTTACTGCAACAATGCCTAAAGGTGAAGGCATTGAAAAACCATTTTTAGCCTCCCATCTATCTTTCAGTTCCTTACTCTCTATAATTACATTAGACATATGTAATCCAGCAAGATTGAACGTTTTGCTTGGCGCTGTGCAGGTGATGATTTTATCGCTATTTGGAAAAAGTGTTGAGATTGGGTAATGTTTAACGCCCATACGTACTAAATCAAAATGAATTTCATCACTCACTAACAACACATCATTATCTAAGCAAATATTACCCAGCTTCAACAAATCTGTTTGACTCCAGACATTACCCGTCGGATTGTGTGGACTGCAAAAAAACATAATTTTGTTGTCAGGATTTTTTGCTTTTTGTTCCAAATCATCAAAATCAATACTATAAACCCCGTCAATTTCTATCAAGGGATTGTTAACAATTCTCCTTTCTTCTCGCTCTATAACTTTCGCAAACATATGATAAACGGGCGGTTGAATAATGACACCATCTTGCTCATTAGAATAAGCTCTAATAATCGATTCGAGCGCTGGAATTACACCACTTGTAAGGTAAATATCATCGGTTTTCACATACCAATCAAATCTCTTAAAGAACCAGTTTTGTACACTTTCATAATAGCTTGAATCCACCATGCTATAACCAAATATTTGGTCATCAACACGCTGTTTCATTGCCTCAATTATTTCAGGCGCACACGCAAAGTCCATATCTGCTACCCAAAGCGGTAACGTATTGTCATTTGCATAAGGAGAGATTTTTTTCATATACTCCCATTTTGCCGAGTTTGACCCTTTTCTATCTACACTATAATCAAAATTAAAATTTGCCATCCTAGCGTCCTTCATTTAATAACATACTGAATTATTTATACTACTTATGATTAAACATTGTCGTTTTTTATTGGGTAGGATGTCATTCAAATAAGGCAGGCCAAAACGAACTTAAGCGTGAGAAGTCACTTTATTACGACCAGACGCTTTAGATGCGTATAAAGCTTCGTCGGAGCGCGAAAGTAGATCAATGGTATTATCACCTTGGCGAAATGCTGTGACACCGAAGCTAGCGGTAATTTTGCCAATCTCAACAATATTGTGCATTGCTATATTTTCACGTAGATGTTCAGCAAATATTGTTGCGTCACTTAATGTGCTGTGAGGACAAATGATCAGAAACTCTTCCCCTCCCCATCGCCCGAGGGTATCGACATTGCGCCTACTGGCCTCAAAAAGGTCAGCAACTTCTTTGAGTACCCTATCTCCTGATTGATGACCAAGTGTGTCGTTAACATGTTTGAAGTGGTCCAAATCAACCAAGATGACCGCAAAGCCTTCTCCGTAGCGGATAGCACGGTCGAGTTCATTGCTTAAGACTGCCTCTAGCTTGACCCTATTATAGATGCCTGTGAGCTTATCGGTAACCGATAATCGTTCTAACTCGATATTCTTTATCTCGAGTACTTGCTGTGTTGCTTTCAACTGACTTAACGCTTCATCGACTTTAGATTTTGCCGCGCTAAGCCGACTATTTGACCAATAGAACCAAATAAACATGATCATAGAAGCAAACAAAATTTGGGCAACCAGAGTATAATCTTGCTTCTCAACGGCTTGTGACGTGTACCAACGTTGTTGTATTAAACTGTGTTGACTTGGGGTCAGTGAACGAAAACCTTTACTTAAAATAGAGGTTAATTCTGGCCATTCTTTAGGCGCGACAAAGTGGTATTCAATATCCTTGTATTTGGTCGGAATCCCCACTTTTACATTGGATAATAGACCATATGCAATCATATAATTTGCGACCGCAAGGTTTCCGATATACGCTTCTGCTCGATTGTCTTCAACCATATACAGAGCCTGTGCAGTATTCGATACCTCAACAACATTTATATCTGGATAGTCTGCATGTATCCAATCGGCCGAAATATGACCTTGCTCCATCGCTATCATCTTACCATTTAAGTCATTAATATTATTGATAATCAATGTTGACTTATTCACTAAAACCATTACAGGGTAAGAAAGAAAGGGCTCTCCATAATTGAATTGCTTACGCCTCTCTTCCGTTTGAACGGAGTACAGCAAGGTATCGTATTTCAACCTTTCATTCGCCATTTCCTTATGAGCAAGGTCCGTTGGTGAGTCGTCAAAAACAAACTGAGGTGTTATTCCAACTATCTTTGTTATTTCTCTTATATAATCTACTGCAATACCTTCTGCCATTCCTTTGCTAACAAATTCAAATGGAGGCTGATTGGTTCGAGTTCGAAATCGGATAATTGGATGATTTTGTAAAAATATTTTCTCCGATTGCGTTAATTTATTTGGGTCTTCATGGGCTATCGAAACGGAGATCCAGTTATTCAATATCTTTTGGTCAACACTCGCAGGTATGGCCGAAATCATTTTATCCATTAACTGCGTTAATATTGGCTCATCCTTTCTTACTCCAACATTGAGATCCCAACTTCCTTCCAACTTTGAAGTGATTTTTAAGCTGCCAAAGTAATTCTGTTGAATGTTGTACCCGACTGTCGCCAATGTTCCAACATACCCATAGATCTCCCCTTTTTCGACACTTTCAAGCCCTTTTTCTAAGGTGTCGACTTCAACCAAGGTTAGATTGGGGTATTTAGCCTTCAAAAAATCACCAATTGCGTAGCCTTTTACTATGGCGAGTCTTTTATCGTGCAACTCAGATATATCTGACACCCACGGTTTGTGCATGTCTGTAGCGATCACAATCGAAGACTTAAAATAACCTTGCGAAAAATCGAGATACTGACTCTTCTCTTCCGATCTTGCCACTGCAGAAATGAAGTCGCATTGATGGTTTTCTGCAAATGTTAGTGTTTCACTCCATGTTTTGGTTGAAGAAAGGATAATTGGTATTCCTAACGTGTCCTCAAATAACCTCATATAGTCCGCTGTCAGACCAATGTGAGTGCCGTTCTTATTCATCTCAAATGGCATCCAATTTGGATCTATACAAACACTTAATGCCTTCTTTTTTGAAAGATAATTTAATTCAAGGGGTGTAAATTCAAGTATAAGTTTTTGAGAGTGTTCAGGGACTGATACTGATGCGAGCATCGTTTTTTCTTCAGCAGAATAAGCCAAATAAAATGGGGAAAGTAATAGCAGATAAATCGCGAGCTTAGCTGTGCGTAATAAACGCAATATCGTTATCAAGTTGCGGCCTTGCTTTAATCACTTAAATCAATCAAACAACCATAAATAGCCACTTAGGTTATGCAACAATAATATTAGCTTGATTAATGACAACTGTATAATTTAATAATATAAATTGTGATGTTTGCTCGGCTTTAATGGCGTGTAAAAAGGAAGGTAAGTCGTTTTCGTTGTGCTACTAAATAGTTGAAAAAGAGTCGCTATGCCGCGTAGATCGTTTGATCTTTGCCATTAGACTTAGCTTGGTAGAGGGCTTTATCTACGTCTTCAAGGGTATCCACGACCGAATCGGTTGTTTGGGGAATAATCGTTACGACACCAATACTAATGGTCAGTGTTGATTTGATTAAGGACCCTTCATGACGTAATTTCAATGCGGCTATTTGATCATGTATTCGCTTGGCAACAAGATCGGCTCTGTTTTGCTCTGTCTCCATTAATAAAAAGGCAAACTCTTCACCGCCAATTCTATATACCCCACCCTCAGTATCTGATACCGATTTCTCTAATGCGCTAGCAACCGCGACAAGCGCTTTGTCTCCTTCCCCGTGACCATAAATATCATTAAGCTTCTTAAAATCATCAATATCACAGAACATGATGGTTAAAGGTGATTGTTGTTCGATATGTTGCTGCCAAACGCCCTCTAGACTCTCATCAAAATTCCGACGATTTCCGATACCAGTAAGGCTGTCTATTAAGCTTAACCGTCTAAATTCGTTTTTGGCTTGATTCAACTTTTCTTTCGCGTGTACCCGTTCAGTAATATCCCTGGCAATAATGAAAAGACCTCGATTATTGGTAAACTGATCGGTGTAGGCGAATTTACGAGCTTCGATCCACTGCTTTTGACCCATGTCATCAATGACTTCATCTATGTTACGAAACTCTCTGCCAGTCTCTAGTACGTTTCTATCTGAACTAGCGAATTTCTCTGCAATTTCTTTTGAGGCAACCTCTTCCAGTTTTTTCCCCACCAGATCCTCTGGTGAATCTATTCCTAGAGCTTTAACAAATGCAGAATTACATGCTTCGTAGACCAGGTTTTCATTCATCATCCCCACAGCATCAGGAACACTCTGAATCACATGATGGAGTAACGCTTTATTACCAAACGAACAGTCCCGTGTACGTTCATCTGCCAGGTTTAAAATAACCGCGATTTGCCAACACCTTTTACCCCTATACCATATTTTCTGGCCGACAAACGTATAGTTACGTTGCAAGTGGCTTATTTCATGGTTGTAATAAAAAGATTTTTGGGCAGTTTGATTTTTCAAGAATAAGACAAATTGTGGTGGCAACGCAGAGATATCTTCTGTTGAAAGACCAAGTAACGAATCATCACGAAGTGACATGTTAATATAAATAGTCTCACCTTGTGCATTGGCAATAAAAAAGGGAGATAAGTTCCCTATCATCGCTTTCGCAATTCCTATTTGATAAGTCAGCATTATAATACTGACCAAGAAGACTGACCCAACACCGACGGTGACAAATTCCATACATTCAACCAACAGATAACAAAGCTATTCCAACAATTCAGCGCAGTATAACTGACTAGTTTTCGAACATGTAAGTCCTTTTTAACAAAAATGTTATATTTAACCATATTCATATAGTGTAAATATTCAAACACCAAATCTAAACATTAGTATTGAATAGTTTATGAAACGGCAATGGCCTCTCACAAATTTCACACATAAAAAAACGGCTTCATGTAGAAGCCGTTTTTTTTTATCTATGTATTGCCTAAAGCAGAGCGACAGCATCCTGTGCAATAACTAATTCTTCATTGGTAGGGATAACCATTGCGACATGACCTCCCCCCTGTGTAATGATGCCACTCGCACCAAACCGTGCAGCCTCATTCCCTGCCCTGTCTTCTTTAAAACCAAGCAGATTGAGATAACTTAATATTTCACTACGAATAGGTAATGAGTTTTCACCAATCCCACCAGTAAAAATGATGGCATCTAATGTATCTAAAGAAACCATATAAGAACTAATGTATTTAGCCACTCGATAAGTAAATATTTCAAATGCTAATTTGGCACCTTCGTGACCTTTTTCCATCGCATCAAGAATACCACGAGCGTCACTCGTTAAACCTGACACCCCTAAGAAACCTGATTTATTATTTAGCGTGTCGAAAACCTGAGCTTGGGACCAACCTTTCTTCAGAAGAAACTCGATTACACCGGGGTCTAAGTCACCACTTCGTGTTCCCATCATCAAACCAGAAAGCGGCGTAAATCCCATAGAAGTATCTACACTCATACCATTTTTGATTGCGCATACCGACGCGCCATTACCTAAATGTACAGAAATGAAGTTTGCTTCATCCACCGGTTTATTTAGCATTTTTGCCGCTTCTCTACTCACGTAAAAATGGCTCGTTCCGTGGAAACCGTAGCGACGAATCGAATACATGTCGTATAATTCGCGTGCTATACCGCCTGTGAATGCCTTAGGAGGCATTGTTTGGTGAAACGCAGTATCGAATACGGCAACTTGAGGCAGAGAAGGAAAGGCTTCTAGAGCGGCTCGTATGCCAAGTAAGTTGGCAGGGTTATGTAATGGGGCGAGATCTTGTATCGCTTCAATGTCTTTTATTGTTTGTTCATTAAGAAGCACTGATTGAGTGAAGGTTTCTCCTCCGTGTACCACACGGTGACCGACAGAAACGATATTCTCTGTAAGGCCTAGCTCTTTAACCAAATCGACCAGCATCGTAATCGCCGCTTGATGATGATTACCTTCGTCTGTGATTGCCACTTCATTCTTTTCACCTTGGTATTTCCAACTCACTCGTGAGTCTTCTAAACCAAAACATTCGCCCAGACCACTCAAGACTGCGTCTCCTGAAATAGTATCAATGACGGCGAATTTTAAAGATGAACTACCAGAGTTGATCACAAGCACAAACTTATTTGCCATTAGACAGGTTTCCTATGTTGACTGTTTTGCACCGCAGTGCGCCTTTTCCTTACCCTATTATTCAATAATTTTTTAATCTTTCAACTTTTATTGATGATGTTCCTCCAAGGGTGTCATTTTTATTGATGCAGATCAAAAAACAAATTTATACGAGCTGCGAAATTAAAATGATCAACCTCTTATTTATTAATAGCCTATTAACATAGTTTCACATCAGAGACGTTGAGATGTTAAATATATGTTGACGGAGCAAAGTAAAACGTCAATGCTACTATCCTCAATTTCAAACTTGTGGATAACAGATGCAATTAGTAATCGGAAATAAAAATTATTCTAGCTGGTCGCTTCGTGCATGGTTAATGGCTAGTAAAGCAAAGCTAAATTTTGAAGAAATTTTGTTGCCGCTTGATACAGAAGAATTCTATAACAAAATTGTTAAGTATAATCCTGCCGCGAAGGTACCAGTGCTTATTGATGGTGAGGTAACCGTTTGGGATTCATTAGCTATTTGCGAATATATCAACGATACCTATCTTGGTGGTCATGCACTTCCCAAATCTCCGATAGATAAAGCCTATGCCCGCTCTATTGCCTCTGAGATGCACTCTGGATTTAACGCTGTACGCAACGAAATGCCAATGAACATAAGAGCGACACGTTTTGTTGAATTGAGTGAACAAGCACTTATCGATATAAAACGTATCGATGACATATGGGCAAAGCAAATAGATAACTCC harbors:
- a CDS encoding mannitol-1-phosphate 5-dehydrogenase, producing MMKALHFGAGNIGRGFIGKLLADAGVEVTFADVNEEVVNGLIARNEYPVKVVGADCKIEMVKGVTALNSTSAEIVDAIVASDLVTTAVGPTVLKIIAGTLAQAIEKRIEIGITAPLNIIACENMVRGTSQLKEAVFEKLDDELKPQVEALVGFVDSAVDRIVPPAAEGETDPLAVTVETFSEWIVDETQFKGEIPNIPGMECTDNLMAFVERKLFTLNTGHCVTAYLGCLAGLNTIREAIENPVIRAEVKQAMVESGEVLIRRYKFDSDVHAAYIEKILGRFANPYLIDEVDRVGRQPIRKLGAGDRLIKPLLGTIEYGIENKTLLKGVAAALKYTNNSDPQAEELQKSLSEEGVKATLAKYTGLDIEGGEIAQIETMYAQL
- a CDS encoding PTS mannitol transporter subunit IICBA, which gives rise to MLSPEAKVKVQNFGRFLSNMVMPNIGAFIAWGFITALFIPTGWIPNETLSSMVGPMITYLLPLLIGYTGGKMVAGERGAVVGAVTTMGVIVGTDIPMFMGAMIVGPLGAFAIKKFDEAVHGKVKSGFEMLVNNFSAGIIGMICAIIAYVVIGPAVKALSTGMASGVNVLVETGILPLTSIFVEPAKILFLNNAINHGIFSPLGIQQAEEAGRSIFFLIEANPGPGLGLLLAYMAFGKGAAKQSAAGASIIHFLGGIHEIYFPYVLMNPRLILAVIAGGATGVFVNVLFDSGLVSPASPGSIFAVLLMTPKAAFVGVILSVISSAGVSFFVASLLMKTQKQSDGDESLEDATNQMKDMKSSSKGAEGVAVNMAAVTKIIVACDAGMGSSAMGASLLRKKVDAANLDIEVTNLAINNLPQDADIVVTHKDLTDRARNHAGSAKHISLSNFLDNALYDNLVAELVTAQEGAVKKPDAPVNTDSSEDGTLKLSTENIFLGMEASTKEEVIKFAGEQLVKLGYVAPEYVAGMLAREELVSTYLGESISVPHGTIEAKKYVLKTGIVFCQFPQGIQWGEDEDDVAIMVIGIAAQGDEHIQVITAITNSLDDEEAIECLKSTSNPDDVLRILNGK
- a CDS encoding diguanylate cyclase, with translation MEFVTVGVGSVFLVSIIMLTYQIGIAKAMIGNLSPFFIANAQGETIYINMSLRDDSLLGLSTEDISALPPQFVLFLKNQTAQKSFYYNHEISHLQRNYTFVGQKIWYRGKRCWQIAVILNLADERTRDCSFGNKALLHHVIQSVPDAVGMMNENLVYEACNSAFVKALGIDSPEDLVGKKLEEVASKEIAEKFASSDRNVLETGREFRNIDEVIDDMGQKQWIEARKFAYTDQFTNNRGLFIIARDITERVHAKEKLNQAKNEFRRLSLIDSLTGIGNRRNFDESLEGVWQQHIEQQSPLTIMFCDIDDFKKLNDIYGHGEGDKALVAVASALEKSVSDTEGGVYRIGGEEFAFLLMETEQNRADLVAKRIHDQIAALKLRHEGSLIKSTLTISIGVVTIIPQTTDSVVDTLEDVDKALYQAKSNGKDQTIYAA
- a CDS encoding MltR family transcriptional regulator; the encoded protein is MPDKVDETEVIEKLNSTTSVRAFIVVAVSIFNEAVEGLMHRIFQKDNFAVQSVVGPLLHDTGPLGDVSVRLKLLFGLGVIPDAVYHDIEDIIKLQHKLNADLSDHEFTTPAILEAIQKLRLIQKMGTVQFAVLEPEVGGDLEFYQLQQLRQQQVIKSSLALAVVDICHELNKDSPF
- a CDS encoding methylated-DNA--[protein]-cysteine S-methyltransferase, which encodes MKHIEIQYYKTPCGELLLGSYDNQLCICDWRYRNMRNAIDNRITGRLQAQYVEKDNEVLSETRNQLSEYFCSRRRDFELPLLFVGTEFQKQVWRQLVLVPFGDTSTYLNLAKAIGNKDAVRAVANANGANALSIIVPCHRIIGSNGQLVGYAGGLEAKRKLIMLEQDMFAPQ
- a CDS encoding transporter substrate-binding domain-containing protein, producing the protein MITILRLLRTAKLAIYLLLLSPFYLAYSAEEKTMLASVSVPEHSQKLILEFTPLELNYLSKKKALSVCIDPNWMPFEMNKNGTHIGLTADYMRLFEDTLGIPIILSSTKTWSETLTFAENHQCDFISAVARSEEKSQYLDFSQGYFKSSIVIATDMHKPWVSDISELHDKRLAIVKGYAIGDFLKAKYPNLTLVEVDTLEKGLESVEKGEIYGYVGTLATVGYNIQQNYFGSLKITSKLEGSWDLNVGVRKDEPILTQLMDKMISAIPASVDQKILNNWISVSIAHEDPNKLTQSEKIFLQNHPIIRFRTRTNQPPFEFVSKGMAEGIAVDYIREITKIVGITPQFVFDDSPTDLAHKEMANERLKYDTLLYSVQTEERRKQFNYGEPFLSYPVMVLVNKSTLIINNINDLNGKMIAMEQGHISADWIHADYPDINVVEVSNTAQALYMVEDNRAEAYIGNLAVANYMIAYGLLSNVKVGIPTKYKDIEYHFVAPKEWPELTSILSKGFRSLTPSQHSLIQQRWYTSQAVEKQDYTLVAQILFASMIMFIWFYWSNSRLSAAKSKVDEALSQLKATQQVLEIKNIELERLSVTDKLTGIYNRVKLEAVLSNELDRAIRYGEGFAVILVDLDHFKHVNDTLGHQSGDRVLKEVADLFEASRRNVDTLGRWGGEEFLIICPHSTLSDATIFAEHLRENIAMHNIVEIGKITASFGVTAFRQGDNTIDLLSRSDEALYASKASGRNKVTSHA
- a CDS encoding MalY/PatB family protein, giving the protein MANFNFDYSVDRKGSNSAKWEYMKKISPYANDNTLPLWVADMDFACAPEIIEAMKQRVDDQIFGYSMVDSSYYESVQNWFFKRFDWYVKTDDIYLTSGVIPALESIIRAYSNEQDGVIIQPPVYHMFAKVIEREERRIVNNPLIEIDGVYSIDFDDLEQKAKNPDNKIMFFCSPHNPTGNVWSQTDLLKLGNICLDNDVLLVSDEIHFDLVRMGVKHYPISTLFPNSDKIITCTAPSKTFNLAGLHMSNVIIESKELKDRWEAKNGFSMPSPLGIVAVTAAYNFGEPWLEELKAYIDANYSFAKAFVEQHIPQAQFTTPQGTYFIWLDLKEYNLSSKQLDSLMIKKANVLLEGGTMFGTEGEGYQRINIACTRQTLKEALTRISKALNE